A genomic stretch from Candidatus Latescibacterota bacterium includes:
- the icd gene encoding NADP-dependent isocitrate dehydrogenase, producing the protein MIDFKQVSPPTTGEAITLGPDGSLRVPNHPILPFIEGDGTGPDIWRASQRVFDAAVEKAYGGKRKIHWFEVFAGDKSHSQFGEWLPEDTLNAVRKYLVAIKGPLTTPVGGGIRSLNVALRQQLDLYVCLRPVKWYPGVPSPVKRPQDVNMVIFRENSEDIYAGVEWEAGTPEAKKLMEFLQKELGVTKVRFPDSSGLGIKPVSREGTERLVEAAIRYALEHGRKSLTLVHKGNIMKFTEGAFKNWGYDLARREFGKQTFTWAEYDEIAARDGAEAANRAQATAMAAGKLLVKDVIADAFLQQILTRAAEYDVIATMNLNGDYISDALAAEVGGIGIAPGANINYHTGHAVFEATHGTAPKYANQDKVNPGSVILSGKLMFEYMGWQEAADLIEKGLAGAIAAKTVTYDFERLMDGSQLLKCSEFGEAIVKHMG; encoded by the coding sequence ATGATCGACTTCAAGCAAGTCAGCCCGCCGACCACGGGCGAGGCCATCACCCTGGGCCCCGACGGCAGCCTGCGCGTGCCCAACCATCCCATCCTGCCCTTCATCGAGGGCGACGGCACCGGCCCCGACATCTGGCGCGCCAGCCAGCGCGTCTTCGACGCCGCGGTGGAGAAGGCCTACGGCGGCAAGCGCAAGATCCACTGGTTCGAGGTCTTCGCGGGCGACAAGAGCCACTCGCAGTTCGGCGAGTGGCTGCCCGAGGACACCCTGAACGCCGTGCGCAAGTACCTGGTGGCCATCAAGGGTCCCCTGACCACGCCGGTGGGCGGCGGAATTCGCAGCCTCAACGTGGCGCTGCGCCAGCAGCTCGACCTCTACGTCTGCCTGCGCCCGGTGAAGTGGTACCCCGGCGTGCCGAGCCCGGTGAAGCGCCCGCAGGACGTCAACATGGTGATCTTCCGTGAGAACAGCGAGGACATCTACGCCGGCGTCGAGTGGGAGGCGGGCACCCCCGAGGCGAAGAAGCTGATGGAGTTCCTGCAGAAGGAGCTGGGCGTCACGAAGGTGCGCTTCCCGGACAGCAGCGGCCTGGGCATCAAGCCCGTGAGCCGTGAGGGCACCGAGCGCCTGGTGGAGGCGGCGATCCGCTACGCCCTCGAGCACGGCCGCAAGAGCCTGACGCTCGTGCACAAGGGCAACATCATGAAGTTCACCGAGGGCGCCTTCAAGAACTGGGGCTACGACCTCGCGCGGCGTGAGTTCGGCAAGCAGACCTTCACCTGGGCCGAGTACGACGAGATCGCCGCCCGCGACGGCGCCGAGGCCGCCAACCGCGCCCAGGCGACGGCGATGGCGGCGGGCAAGCTGCTGGTGAAGGACGTCATCGCCGACGCCTTCCTGCAGCAGATCCTCACCCGCGCCGCCGAGTACGACGTGATCGCCACAATGAACCTCAACGGCGACTACATCAGCGACGCGCTGGCCGCCGAGGTGGGGGGCATCGGCATCGCGCCCGGGGCGAACATCAACTACCACACCGGCCACGCCGTCTTCGAGGCCACGCACGGCACCGCGCCCAAGTACGCGAACCAGGACAAGGTCAACCCGGGCAGCGTGATCCTGAGCGGCAAGCTGATGTTCGAGTACATGGGCTGGCAGGAGGCGGCCGACCTGATCGAGAAGGGTCTGGCCGGGGCCATCGCCGCCAAGACGGTGACCTACGACTTCGAGCGCCTCATGGACGGCTCGCAGCTCCTCAAGTGCAGCGAGTTCGGCGAGGCCATCGTGAAGCACATGGGCTAG
- a CDS encoding metallophosphoesterase, with amino-acid sequence MATLIIGDIHGCWAELQALLDKVGPGERDLILAVGDLVNRGPDSPRVLDFFRQTPNAASIRGNHEERHLEARRGNVPLGFAHEVARLQWSAADYQEAVTAMGRLRRRRELREATVVHAYWEAGVPAAKQRPDILTGLPGGLERIWEQHARPWYELYDGPKPLVVGHLDYLQNGQPFVYADRVWCLDTGCVRGGRLTGLTLPDFALHSVPAGKRYWQAQRKDFADLRAYDPDAQADLTWTELDTLLEDIDGRHDLPPGLAERRERLHRFRRRAEASLDILLEVLGKRSRVMAKILKTQPGFAELNGKEQRRRFRERAGQGLEGRLLLLAYRGRLGRRALRKRFPRPRDLLAACMTLGVPLADAEKSK; translated from the coding sequence GGACAAGGTGGGCCCCGGCGAACGGGATCTGATCCTCGCGGTGGGCGATCTCGTCAACCGGGGACCCGACTCGCCGCGCGTGCTCGACTTCTTCCGCCAGACGCCGAACGCCGCGAGCATCCGCGGCAACCACGAGGAGCGCCACCTGGAGGCGCGCCGCGGCAACGTGCCGCTGGGCTTCGCCCACGAGGTGGCGCGGCTGCAGTGGAGCGCGGCGGACTACCAGGAGGCGGTGACGGCCATGGGACGTCTCCGCCGGCGCCGTGAGCTGCGCGAGGCCACGGTGGTCCACGCCTACTGGGAGGCCGGTGTGCCGGCGGCGAAGCAGCGGCCGGACATCCTCACGGGCCTGCCCGGCGGCCTCGAGCGGATCTGGGAGCAGCACGCGCGGCCCTGGTACGAGCTCTACGACGGTCCGAAGCCCCTCGTGGTCGGCCACCTCGACTACCTGCAGAACGGGCAGCCCTTCGTCTACGCGGATCGCGTCTGGTGCCTCGACACGGGCTGCGTGCGCGGGGGACGTCTCACCGGCCTCACGCTGCCCGACTTCGCGCTGCACAGCGTGCCGGCCGGCAAGCGCTACTGGCAGGCCCAGCGCAAGGACTTCGCCGACCTGCGCGCCTACGACCCCGACGCCCAGGCCGACCTGACCTGGACCGAGCTCGACACGCTGCTCGAGGACATCGACGGCCGCCACGACCTGCCGCCCGGCCTCGCCGAGCGGCGCGAGCGCCTGCACCGCTTCCGGCGGCGTGCCGAGGCGAGCCTGGACATCCTGCTGGAGGTGCTGGGCAAGCGCAGCCGCGTGATGGCCAAGATCCTCAAGACGCAGCCCGGCTTCGCCGAGCTCAACGGCAAGGAGCAGCGCCGGCGCTTCCGCGAGCGGGCGGGACAGGGCCTCGAGGGACGTCTCCTGCTGCTGGCCTACCGCGGTCGCCTGGGCCGGCGCGCCCTGCGCAAGCGCTTCCCCCGGCCCCGGGACCTGCTGGCGGCCTGCATGACCCTGGGCGTGCCCCTCGCCGACGCCGAGAAGTCGAAATAG